The following proteins are co-located in the Trichoplusia ni isolate ovarian cell line Hi5 unplaced genomic scaffold, tn1 tig00000556, whole genome shotgun sequence genome:
- the LOC113507071 gene encoding uncharacterized protein LOC113507071: MIQVRDAFGSMQSFRALFDTGSQSNFITEKAVKRLSLPLSPTNDNVSGIGDASAPILGDITCLIGTKDKILFKLNLHVISTICGDQPIAKLNTSGWTHIESKPLADPGFDLPGPIDILLGAEVFADSLLNQHIKGNANQPIALNSVFGWLLLGKTRLASNTLVHASGKNDIDLNSLVQRFWELDCVPKASLLTPEEVFCEQKFLSDHCRDTFGRYTVRLPFKDDSEPKFEGSRDVALRRFHAMERRLSRDPDLQKEYANFMTDYLDAGHMSLVPGNELSQGKYYIPHHCVLRPDSATTRLRVVFDASAKDAHSRSLNDTQLIGPKLQPNILEILLRFRVHNIVFMADVRQMYRQILISQADRDYQRIFWRTTPTECLQEYRLNTVTYGVSSSPFLACRTLRQLAEDEGNQYPIAKGIILSDVYIDDVASGSDTLEHAQQAKDQLIALFKLGGFHLRKWVSNNAQLLLDLPIQDRLTGSVSLDNYETQILKILGLKWDPHTDAFLFEIQPLDRPCTKRSILSELARVFDPLGFLSPITIQIKTYIQKLWILGIGWDQTPPDEVI; encoded by the coding sequence ATGATTCAGGTCCGTGATGCCTTTGGCTCAATGCAATCGTTCCGAGCTCTTTTTGATACTGGAAGTCAAAGCAATTTTATCACGGAAAAGGCAGTGAAACGTCTAAGCTTACCACTTAGTCCAACTAACGACAACGTCAGCGGTATCGGAGATGCTTCAGCGCCGATTCTTGGTGACATCACGTGTTTGATAGGCACAAaggataaaatcttatttaaattgaacttgCACGTCATATCAACAATATGTGGCGATCAACCGATAGCAAAACTTAATACATCTGGGTGGACCCACATTGAATCGAAACCCTTAGCAGATCCTGGTTTTGATCTCCCGGGACCTATCGACATATTGCTCGGCGCGGAGGTGTTTGCTGACTCGCTTCTAAATCAACATATCAAAGGCAATGCAAATCAACCGATAGCTCTTAACTCTGTTTTCGGTTGGCTTCTTTTGGGCAAAACTCGTCTAGCTTCAAACACCTTAGTGCACGCATCGGGAAAAAACGACATCGACTTGAATTCGTTAGTTCAACGTTTCTGGGAGTTAGACTGCGTACCCAAGGCGTCTCTTCTGACTCCAGAGGAGGTGTTTTGCGAACAAAAGTTCTTATCCGACCATTGCCGCGATACGTTTGGACGATACACAGTACGCTTACCATTCAAAGATGATAGCGAACCGAAGTTTGAAGGTTCTCGTGACGTTGCACTTAGACGATTTCATGCAATGGAACGTAGGCTGTCTCGTGACCCTGACTTACAAAAGGAATACGCGAATTTTATGACAGATTACTTGGACGCCGGTCATATGTCTTTGGTTCCCGGGAATGAACTCAGTCAGgggaaatattatattccacatCATTGCGTTTTGCGTCCTGACTCTGCTACCACCCGTCTCCGCGTTGTCTTTGACGCGTCGGCCAAGGATGCCCACTCTCGGTCTTTAAACGACACTCAACTAATCGGTCCCAAGTTACAACCGAACATTCTAGAAATTCTATTGCGATTTAgggtacataatattgtttttatggctGACGTTCGACAAATGTACCGTCAAATTCTTATTTCCCAAGCCGATCGTGACTACCAGCGCATTTTTTGGAGAACCACTCCTACAGAATGTCTTCAAGAATACCGTTTGAATACTGTAACATATGGCGTTTCATCTTCACCCTTTCTTGCGTGTCGTACTCTGCGACAGCTTGCCGAGGACGAGGGCAATCAGTATCCCATAGCAAAGGGAATCATTCTGTCTGACGTATATATCGACGACGTGGCCAGTGGTTCCGACACGCTAGAACACGCCCAACAGGCAAAGGACCAACTAATCGCCTTGTTCAAATTAGGTGGCTTCCATCTTAGGAAGTGGGTGTCTAACAATGCGCAACTTCTGCTTGACCTCCCTATTCAAGATCGTCTCACTGGTTCTGTCTCTCTCGATAACTATGaaactcaaattttaaaaattctcggCCTAAAATGGGATCCTCACACAGATGCATTTCTTTTCGAAATCCAACCTCTCGACCGGCCTTGTACCAAACGATCGATTCTCAGCGAACTAGCTAGAGTGTTCGACCCTCTAGGATTTTTGTCTCCCAttacaattcaaatcaaaacctATATCCAGAAACTTTGGATCCTTGGTATCGGATGGGATCAAACACCGCCTGATGAGGTCATTG